From Aspergillus fumigatus Af293 chromosome 5, whole genome shotgun sequence, a single genomic window includes:
- the spt4 gene encoding transcription elongation factor SPT4, whose product MSSSYYVTPSQQRTLRACMVCSLVQLHSKFMRDGCPNCDNVLGLRGNNDAIQECTSQVFEGLITLRDPSTSWVARWQRLEGYVAGTYAVKVTGSLPDDVITNLEDSGVRYIPYVYLPGSCVSGDTDRLVGGMAVRWRRRPEVLELSSEVEVQFAWI is encoded by the exons ATGTCCTCATCCTACTACGTCACCCCAAGCCAGCAGCGCACGTTGCGCGCCTGTATGGTCTGCTCCCTCGTCCAACTACACAGC AAATTCATGCGCGACGGCTGCCCAAACTGCGATAACGTCCTGGGCCTCCGCGGCAACAACGACGCCATCCAGGAATGCACCTCGCAGGTCTTCGAGGGCCTGATTACCCTGCGCGATCCGTCGACGAGCTGGGTTGCCCGCTGGCAGCGGTTGGAGGGATACGTAGCCGGGACATATGCTGTTAAAGTGACGGGATCG TTGCCAGACGATGTCATTACGAACTTGGAGGATTCGGGGGTCAGGTATATCCCGTACGTGTATCTCCCTGGCTCCTGCGTGAGTGGTGATACTGACCGGCTTGTAGGAGGGATGGCAGTgcgttggaggaggaggcctgAGGTACTCGAGTTATCATCGGAGGTAGAAGTACAGTTTGCTTGGATCTAG
- the gatA gene encoding 4-aminobutyrate transaminase gatA has product MASLARSTLRLRATSRFPVAARTLTTSPHLRAAAKPYFPDEPSAPKVVTTIPGPKNKAATAELDKVFDVRSLNMLTDYTKSIGNYIADLDGNVLLDVYAQIASIPVGYNNPHLRQVASSPEMVTALINRPALGNFPSADWAHVLNTGLLKVAPKGLNQVFTAMAGSDANETAYKAAFMYYRQQQRGGPQAEFTAEELETTMNNQAPGSPQLSILSFKSAFHGRLFGSLSTTRSKAIHKMDIPAFDWPQAPFPSLKYPLEEHAQENAQEEQRCLQEVERLIKEFHNPVAAVVVEPIQSEGGDNHASPAFFQGLRDITKRNNVLFIVDEVQTGVGATGKFWAHDHWNLQTPPDIVTFSKKAQTAGYYYGNPALRPNKPYRQFNTWMGDPARALIFRGIIEEIERLNLVENTAATGDYLFAGLERLAKQYPEHLQNLRGKGQGTFIAWDTPKRDEFLAKAKGVGVNIGGSGVSAVRLRPMLIFQKHHADILLESVEKIIKQL; this is encoded by the exons ATGGCATCCCTTGCTCGTTCGACTCTCCGGCTCCGCGCCACTTCTCGCTTCCCTGTCGCAGCCCGCACGCTCACCACCTCCCCGCACCTCCGAGCAGCTGCGAAGCCTTACTTCCCCGATGAGCCCAGCGCTCCTAAGGTGGTCACCACGATTCCGGGACCCAAGAACAAGGCTGCCACTGCCGAGCTGGACAAAGTCTTTGATGTCCGCAGCTTGAACATGCTGACTGATTATACTAAGTCTATTGGTAACTA CATTGCCGATCTCGACGGGAACGTGTTGCTCGATGT CTATGCTCAGATTGCCTCCATTCCTGTTGGCTACAACAACCCCCACCTGCGCCAGGTCGCTTCCTCTCCCGAGATGGTTACGGCTTTGATCAACCGTCCAGCTCTGGGAAACTTCCCCTCGGCTGATTGGGCTCATGTCTTGAACACTGGTCTCCTCAAGGTCGCTCCCAAGGGACTTAACCAGGTGTTCACGGCCATGGCCGGCTCCGATGCCAACGAGACTGCCTACAAGGCCGCGTTCATGTACTACCGTCAGCAGCAGCGTGGAGGACCCCAGGCTGAGTTCACtgcggaggagctcgagaCCACCATGAACAACCAGGCCCCCGGTTCCCCCCAGCtgtccatcctctccttcaaGTCCGCCTTTCACGGCCGTCTCTTCGGCAGTCTGTCCACCACCCGCAGCAAGGCCATCCACAAGATGGACATCCCCGCCTTTGACTGGCCTCAGGCcccctttccctctctcAAGTACCCTCTAGAGGAGCATGCCCAGGAGAACGCTCAGGAGGAACAGCGCTGCCTGCAGGAGGTTGAGCGCCTCATCAAGGAGTTCCACAACCCCGTTGCTGCCGTTGTCGTCGAGCCCATCCAGTCCGAGGGCGGTGACAACCACGCCTCCCCTGCCTTCTTCCAGGGCCTGCGCGACATCACCAAGCGCAACAATgtgctcttcatcgtcgacgaggtGCAGACCGGTGTCGGTGCCACCGGCAAGTTCTGGGCCCACGATCACTGGAACCTCCAGACTCCTCCTGACATTGTGACCTTCTCTAAGAAGGCTCAGACCGCAGGCTACTACTACGGTAACCCCGCTCTGCGCCCCAACAAGCCTTACCGCCAGTTCAACACCTGGATGGGTGACCCAGCCCGTGCCCTCATCTTCCGCGGCATTATCGAGGAAATCGAGCGTTTGAACCTCGTCGAGAACACCGCCGCCACCGGAGACTACCTCTTCGCTGGTCTGGAGCGTCTGGCCAAGCAGTACCCCGAGCATCTGCAGAACCTTCGCGGCAAGGGCCAGGGTACCTTCATCGCCTGGGACACCCCCAAGCGCGACGAGTTCcttgccaaggccaagggTGTCGGTGTCAACATCGGTGGCAGTGGCGTGAGCGCTGTTCGCCTGCGCCCcatgctcatcttccagaaacATCACG CTGATATCCTCCTGGAGAGcgtcgagaagatcatcaagcaATTGTAA